The following proteins are co-located in the Bacillus pumilus genome:
- a CDS encoding FtsK/SpoIIIE family DNA translocase, producing the protein MAKKRKRKTRKKQNKQLKLKYELNGLVFIAIAIIAILQLGVVGQTFVHLFRFFAGEWFILCLIGLFLFGVTIFWKKQIPDMLTRRKVGLYCIIASILLLSHVKLFQHLSSAGVIGSQSVIRNTFELFLMDMKGETGSPDLGGGMIGAVLFAASYFLFAQAGSQIMAIVLMLIGIVLITNRSLQEMVKKVTLPVSQFMVKQWKAFVQDMKGIRQAKKSAPAQKTGEKKKRSRIQEDDEDDHILIEEETPASDNSQPIISSFADRDDILTPPVQKEQVIKDSEPLQESVQSAPSQGTADEPKEAPPMTFTELENKDYELPSLDILAEPQHSGQQTDKKNIYENARKLEKTFQSFGVKAKVTQVHLGPAVTKYEVYPDVGVKVSKIVNLSDDLALALAAKDIRIEAPIPGKSAIGIEVPNAEIAMVSLKEVLESKQNDRPNAKLLIGLGRNISGEAVLAEMNKMPHLLVAGSTGSGKSVCINGIITSILMRAKPHEVKMMMIDPKMVELNVYNGIPHLLAPVVTDPKKASQALKKVVSEMERRYELFSHTGTRNIEGYNDYIKRMNQSEEAKQPELPYIVVIVDELADLMMVASSDVEDSITRLSQMARAAGIHLIIATQRPSVDVITGVIKANIPSRIAFSVSSQTDSRTILDMGGAEKLLGRGDMLFLPVGANKPVRVQGAFLSDEEVEHVVDHVITQQKAQYQEEMIPTEETQDQLAAVEDDLYDEAVELIIGMQTASVSMLQRRFRIGYTRAARLIDAMEERGVVGPYEGSKPREVLLSKEQYDELSS; encoded by the coding sequence ATGGCTAAAAAGAGGAAACGTAAAACGAGAAAAAAACAAAATAAACAGCTAAAACTGAAATATGAATTAAATGGGTTAGTCTTTATTGCCATAGCGATCATTGCCATTTTACAGCTAGGTGTTGTTGGACAAACCTTTGTACATCTATTCCGATTCTTTGCAGGTGAATGGTTTATTCTCTGCCTTATCGGATTATTTCTTTTTGGTGTGACGATCTTTTGGAAAAAACAAATCCCAGATATGTTGACAAGAAGAAAAGTAGGTCTATACTGCATCATTGCAAGTATCTTGCTTTTGTCACATGTGAAGCTTTTTCAGCACCTGTCATCTGCAGGAGTCATAGGCTCTCAAAGTGTGATCAGAAATACGTTTGAACTTTTCTTAATGGACATGAAAGGTGAGACTGGGTCACCTGATTTAGGAGGCGGCATGATCGGTGCCGTATTATTTGCTGCTTCGTATTTCTTATTTGCACAAGCAGGCTCTCAAATCATGGCGATTGTTCTCATGCTGATTGGAATTGTTCTGATCACAAATCGATCACTGCAAGAAATGGTCAAAAAAGTGACACTCCCTGTATCACAATTTATGGTGAAGCAGTGGAAGGCGTTTGTTCAAGATATGAAGGGGATCAGGCAGGCGAAAAAGAGCGCACCCGCTCAGAAAACAGGTGAAAAGAAAAAGCGTTCACGCATTCAAGAAGATGACGAAGATGATCATATCTTGATCGAGGAGGAAACACCGGCTTCTGACAATAGTCAGCCCATTATTTCAAGCTTTGCAGACAGGGATGACATTCTCACCCCGCCGGTTCAAAAAGAGCAGGTAATAAAAGACTCAGAACCGCTTCAAGAGTCCGTGCAAAGTGCACCATCTCAAGGTACGGCTGATGAACCAAAAGAAGCTCCGCCTATGACGTTTACTGAACTGGAAAACAAAGATTACGAATTGCCGTCTCTTGATATTTTGGCAGAGCCGCAGCATTCAGGCCAGCAAACAGATAAGAAAAATATTTACGAAAATGCAAGGAAGCTTGAAAAAACGTTTCAAAGCTTTGGTGTAAAGGCGAAAGTCACTCAGGTTCATTTAGGGCCGGCTGTGACCAAATATGAAGTATACCCAGATGTCGGCGTCAAGGTAAGTAAGATTGTGAACTTAAGTGATGATTTAGCCCTTGCCCTAGCAGCAAAAGACATTCGGATTGAAGCGCCGATTCCTGGAAAATCAGCCATCGGGATAGAAGTTCCTAATGCAGAAATTGCCATGGTTTCTTTAAAAGAGGTCTTAGAATCGAAGCAAAATGACCGTCCAAATGCAAAACTGCTCATTGGACTTGGTCGAAATATTTCAGGTGAAGCCGTGCTCGCTGAAATGAACAAAATGCCGCATTTGCTTGTAGCAGGCTCGACTGGAAGCGGAAAAAGTGTATGTATCAATGGCATTATCACAAGTATTCTCATGAGAGCGAAACCTCATGAAGTGAAGATGATGATGATTGATCCTAAAATGGTTGAATTAAATGTTTATAATGGCATTCCGCATCTTTTGGCTCCAGTTGTAACGGATCCAAAGAAAGCCTCACAGGCACTCAAAAAAGTAGTCAGTGAAATGGAGCGCCGCTATGAATTGTTTTCTCATACAGGGACAAGGAATATTGAAGGATACAATGATTACATTAAACGAATGAATCAATCAGAAGAGGCAAAGCAGCCAGAACTTCCTTATATTGTCGTCATTGTAGACGAGCTTGCAGATTTAATGATGGTTGCTTCCTCTGATGTGGAAGATTCCATTACAAGACTTTCTCAAATGGCTCGTGCTGCCGGGATTCATTTAATTATCGCCACACAAAGACCTTCTGTTGATGTCATTACAGGTGTCATTAAAGCCAATATCCCATCCCGTATCGCCTTTAGTGTATCCTCCCAAACAGATTCAAGGACGATCCTTGATATGGGAGGCGCAGAAAAACTGCTCGGCAGAGGGGATATGCTGTTTTTACCTGTTGGAGCAAATAAGCCGGTTCGTGTGCAAGGCGCCTTTTTATCAGATGAAGAAGTGGAACATGTCGTTGATCATGTCATCACCCAGCAAAAAGCGCAATATCAAGAAGAAATGATTCCAACTGAAGAAACGCAGGATCAGCTTGCAGCTGTCGAAGATGATCTATATGATGAAGCAGTGGAACTCATCATCGGCATGCAGACAGCTTCTGTCTCTATGCTTCAAAGAAGATTCCGCATCGGTTATACACGAGCGGCACGTCTGATTGACGCAATGGAAGAGCGAGGGGTTGTAGGCCCATATGAAGGAAGTAAACCGAGAGAAGTTCTGCTCTCAAAAGAACAATATGACGAGCTCTCTTCATAA
- a CDS encoding GntR family transcriptional regulator has protein sequence MSTKTDNRHLYLKVIDRIKEDIQTGVYAEKEKLPSEFELSKLLGVSRATLREALRILEEEKYLIRRHGVGTFVNSRPLFSTGIEQLTSVTKMIEQVNMTPGTIFLSSQEGEPTENDVIRFQCDESDEIFSMERVRTADGQPVVYCLDKIPVKHLPASFTHEEESLFELFGREPHSGIKYAVADIEPIGYHDQVSPILECDPETALLLLKQMHYDQDDQPVLYSLNYFRADKFSFHVIRKRF, from the coding sequence ATGTCGACCAAAACAGACAATCGCCATTTATATTTGAAAGTGATTGACCGTATTAAAGAAGATATTCAAACAGGCGTATATGCGGAAAAAGAAAAGCTGCCTTCAGAGTTTGAGCTCTCAAAGCTTTTAGGCGTGAGCAGAGCGACACTGCGTGAAGCCCTTCGTATATTAGAAGAAGAGAAGTATTTAATTAGAAGGCATGGTGTGGGGACTTTTGTCAATTCAAGGCCGCTCTTTTCAACAGGTATTGAACAGCTGACAAGTGTCACGAAAATGATTGAGCAGGTCAATATGACGCCAGGTACCATCTTTTTATCTTCGCAAGAAGGGGAGCCGACAGAGAATGATGTCATTCGTTTTCAGTGTGATGAATCTGATGAGATTTTTTCAATGGAACGGGTTCGAACGGCAGATGGACAGCCAGTCGTCTATTGTTTAGATAAGATTCCGGTCAAGCATCTCCCTGCTTCTTTTACTCATGAAGAAGAGTCACTTTTTGAGCTGTTTGGAAGAGAACCACACAGCGGGATTAAATATGCAGTTGCTGACATCGAACCAATTGGCTATCACGATCAGGTCTCACCGATACTAGAATGTGATCCTGAAACGGCGTTACTATTACTGAAACAAATGCACTATGATCAGGATGATCAGCCGGTCTTATACTCACTCAATTACTTTCGAGCGGATAAATTCAGCTTTCATGTCATACGTAAACGATTTTAA
- a CDS encoding YlzJ-like family protein: MILYTPMPYEAIYAEDQGDRKLQQVNIQGVPVMVEMKEDEAEIVQVMSTNPMDFLNQELAPGKRLKLHLGTNQTDSYE, encoded by the coding sequence ATGATTTTATATACACCTATGCCCTATGAAGCCATTTACGCTGAGGATCAAGGAGACCGCAAACTACAGCAGGTGAACATTCAAGGCGTGCCAGTGATGGTTGAAATGAAAGAAGATGAAGCAGAAATTGTTCAAGTGATGAGCACCAATCCAATGGACTTTTTGAATCAAGAGCTTGCACCAGGCAAGCGATTGAAGTTACATTTAGGCACCAATCAAACCGACTCATATGAATGA
- a CDS encoding MFS transporter — protein sequence MLGEKTVSKKNIIALSSVPLIMTLGNSMLIPVLPEIEKKLSITSFQVSLIITVYSVVAILCIPIAGYLSDRIGRKKVLLPCLLIAGLGGAVAAVASTIMKEPYMWILFGRVLQGVGSAGAAPVVMPFIGDLFHDDEEVSAGLGAIETSNTAGKVLSPIIGALLALWFWFVPFWFIPFFSIISFLMVLFMVETAKKEEDPPTFKEFLKSTKTIFKHEGRWLYAIFAIGGFIMFLLFGVLFYLSDNLEAAYQIKGVKKGLLLSIPLLFLSISSYIAGKTIGKEKGKMRIFLIVGMALLSISYLFLWWNHSFYVLFICLSIGGVGIGIVLPALDALITEGIEKEQCGTITSFYSSMRFIGVALGPPIYAYLMDKGDSIVFILSTICSLISLFLVLFFIQPDEKDESEQLKTV from the coding sequence ATGTTGGGCGAGAAAACAGTCAGTAAAAAGAATATTATTGCATTATCATCAGTGCCTCTAATCATGACGCTTGGGAATTCGATGTTGATACCAGTATTGCCTGAGATAGAAAAGAAACTCTCGATCACTTCCTTTCAAGTCTCACTCATTATTACGGTATACTCCGTTGTGGCAATCTTATGTATTCCTATTGCCGGTTATTTATCTGACCGGATTGGGCGGAAAAAGGTGCTCCTGCCGTGCCTCTTAATTGCAGGACTTGGGGGAGCTGTGGCAGCTGTTGCCTCAACCATCATGAAAGAACCCTACATGTGGATTCTGTTTGGCAGGGTCCTTCAAGGTGTTGGCTCAGCTGGAGCGGCACCTGTCGTCATGCCGTTTATAGGAGATTTGTTTCATGATGATGAAGAGGTCAGTGCGGGGCTTGGAGCCATTGAAACCTCTAATACAGCTGGAAAGGTACTAAGTCCTATTATTGGGGCACTTCTTGCTTTATGGTTTTGGTTTGTGCCGTTTTGGTTCATTCCGTTCTTTTCGATCATAAGCTTTCTCATGGTACTGTTTATGGTCGAGACTGCGAAGAAAGAGGAGGACCCGCCTACTTTTAAAGAATTTTTAAAATCAACAAAGACCATTTTCAAGCATGAGGGACGCTGGCTTTATGCCATTTTTGCTATTGGCGGTTTTATTATGTTTCTTCTTTTTGGTGTGCTCTTTTACTTATCCGATAACCTAGAGGCGGCGTATCAAATAAAGGGGGTCAAAAAAGGGCTGCTGCTTAGTATACCGCTCCTTTTTTTATCGATAAGTTCCTACATTGCTGGGAAAACGATTGGAAAAGAAAAGGGGAAAATGAGAATCTTTCTAATCGTAGGCATGGCCCTTTTATCAATTTCCTATCTTTTTTTATGGTGGAATCACAGTTTTTACGTCTTATTTATCTGTTTAAGCATTGGCGGAGTGGGGATTGGTATTGTTCTTCCTGCACTAGATGCGCTGATTACAGAAGGAATTGAAAAAGAGCAGTGCGGGACCATTACGTCATTTTATAGCAGCATGCGGTTTATCGGTGTCGCTTTAGGACCTCCGATTTACGCCTATCTCATGGATAAAGGAGACT